In Chitinophaga sp. HK235, a single window of DNA contains:
- a CDS encoding nitrous oxide reductase accessory protein NosL encodes MKHNTLIFLLGFFMLQFACSPDFEPVDYGHDACAHCRMTIMDKRYAAEMITPKGKAYKFDDIICLLQYMSANQVSPDSRLLIADHSDASHPFIDARKAIYLHNPSFKTPMNGNYAAFASEKAAVPLKDNLEQKLLHWEDLTRINP; translated from the coding sequence ATGAAGCACAATACTTTGATTTTCCTGCTTGGCTTTTTTATGCTGCAGTTTGCCTGCAGTCCGGATTTTGAACCAGTAGATTATGGCCATGATGCCTGTGCTCACTGCAGGATGACGATCATGGATAAACGTTATGCCGCGGAAATGATCACACCCAAAGGGAAAGCCTATAAGTTTGATGATATCATCTGCCTGTTGCAATACATGTCTGCCAATCAGGTTTCTCCCGACAGCCGGCTTTTAATAGCCGACCACAGCGATGCTTCCCATCCTTTTATTGATGCACGCAAGGCCATCTATCTGCACAACCCATCCTTCAAAACACCCATGAACGGCAACTATGCAGCCTTTGCCTCCGAAAAGGCCGCCGTTCCTCTGAAAGATAACCTGGAGCAAAAACTACTGCACTGGGAAGACCTCACGCGTATAAATCCCTGA
- the nosD gene encoding nitrous oxide reductase family maturation protein NosD, which yields MMKHLWLLLWLTGSCLTNYATTIRVSPGKDALRTAIGKALPGDTLLVLKGIYQEHDINITRTITILGSGMPVIDASSKYPGLLITADSVVIQGIQVQRTGRSSISDIAGIRISNAKNVVLRNNRMLDCTYGIYLQNAHNCTILNNTVHTGIKNEINGGNGIHAWKCDRLQISGNSVSGHRDGIYFEFVTDSKIDNNISYANQRYGLHFMFSHQDSYTKNTFRENGAGVAVMYTRGVTMYDNTFVQNWGDASYGLLLKEITDSKIEHNRFIKNTIGIHMEGTTRVDVLHNLFQDNGWALRVMASSSGSRFTENNFISNSFDVATNGTLMLNEFRRNYWDKYDGYDLDRDHIGDVPHYPVSVYAVISEKIPAAMILYRSFLTGIMEQVEKVMPSMIPDQLRDDSPMMKKIEL from the coding sequence ATGATGAAACACTTATGGTTGCTTTTATGGCTGACCGGTAGCTGTTTAACAAATTATGCCACTACCATCAGGGTTTCTCCCGGCAAGGATGCCCTGCGCACCGCCATCGGCAAAGCACTGCCCGGAGATACCCTGCTGGTACTGAAAGGTATTTATCAGGAACATGATATCAACATCACCCGCACCATCACTATTTTGGGAAGCGGTATGCCGGTGATAGACGCCAGCAGCAAGTATCCCGGCCTTCTGATCACCGCCGACAGCGTGGTCATTCAGGGGATTCAGGTACAACGCACCGGCAGATCTTCTATTTCCGATATCGCCGGCATCCGCATCAGCAATGCTAAAAATGTAGTGTTGCGCAACAACCGCATGCTGGACTGTACTTATGGCATTTATCTGCAGAATGCACACAACTGCACGATCCTTAACAATACCGTACATACCGGCATCAAAAATGAGATCAACGGAGGCAACGGCATACATGCCTGGAAATGCGACCGGCTGCAGATAAGCGGCAACAGCGTTTCCGGCCACCGCGATGGTATCTACTTCGAATTTGTGACCGATTCAAAAATAGACAATAATATTTCGTACGCCAATCAACGTTATGGCCTGCATTTTATGTTTTCCCACCAGGACAGCTATACAAAAAATACCTTCCGGGAGAACGGTGCCGGCGTGGCTGTGATGTATACCAGAGGAGTGACCATGTACGATAATACTTTTGTGCAGAACTGGGGAGATGCCTCCTATGGTCTTTTATTAAAAGAGATCACCGACAGCAAAATAGAACACAACCGTTTCATCAAAAACACAATCGGCATTCACATGGAAGGCACTACCCGTGTAGATGTGCTGCATAACCTGTTTCAGGACAACGGCTGGGCCCTGCGCGTAATGGCCAGCTCCAGCGGCAGCCGCTTCACGGAAAATAATTTTATCAGCAACTCCTTTGACGTGGCCACCAACGGTACCCTGATGCTGAACGAGTTTCGCCGCAACTACTGGGATAAATACGATGGTTATGATCTGGACCGCGACCATATTGGTGATGTACCACATTATCCGGTCAGCGTATACGCAGTGATCTCTGAAAAAATACCAGCCGCCATGATCCTCTACCGCAGTTTCCTCACCGGCATCATGGAACAGGTAGAAAAAGTAATGCCCAGCATGATACCCGACCAGCTAAGGGATGATTCTCCGATGATGAAAAAAATTGAACTATGA
- a CDS encoding ABC transporter ATP-binding protein: MIRITHLTKSFKKFKALDDICLHLERGQTVSLLGPNGSGKTTLIKSILGLVIPEKGDISINGQDIRTHWNYRSQIGYMPQIGRYPENMSVRQVFAMLRAVRKDCQHFDEELIARFNVPAFEHKLMRNLSGGTRQKVSACLAFLFSPDILILDEPTAGLDPVSSEILKDKISRERANGKLVMITSHVLSDLDDITSHVVYLQDGKLVCFKTVEELKKSTGFHQLNKVIAALMQTNVHEDNY; the protein is encoded by the coding sequence ATGATCCGCATCACCCATCTGACAAAGTCTTTCAAAAAATTCAAAGCCCTGGATGATATCTGTCTTCATCTGGAACGAGGGCAAACTGTTTCACTGCTGGGGCCTAACGGTTCCGGCAAAACGACGTTGATCAAATCCATCCTGGGACTGGTTATTCCTGAAAAGGGAGACATCAGCATCAACGGGCAGGATATCCGTACCCACTGGAATTACCGTTCCCAAATCGGCTATATGCCACAGATAGGGCGCTATCCCGAAAATATGTCTGTGCGCCAGGTATTTGCTATGCTCCGCGCAGTCAGAAAAGATTGTCAGCATTTCGACGAAGAACTGATAGCGCGTTTTAACGTACCTGCTTTTGAACATAAACTGATGCGCAACCTCTCCGGAGGAACACGCCAGAAAGTAAGCGCCTGCCTCGCTTTCCTCTTTTCACCAGACATCCTGATACTGGACGAACCTACCGCCGGTCTTGATCCGGTGTCCAGCGAGATACTGAAAGACAAGATATCACGGGAACGGGCCAACGGTAAACTGGTGATGATCACCTCCCATGTTCTCAGCGACCTCGATGATATTACCAGCCATGTGGTGTATTTGCAGGATGGGAAACTGGTCTGCTTTAAAACGGTAGAAGAACTGAAAAAATCAACGGGCTTCCATCAACTGAATAAAGTGATTGCGGCTCTGATGCAAACCAATGTACATGAAGACAATTATTAA
- a CDS encoding ABC transporter permease subunit, with translation MKTIIKYVLIDLLKNRTVLAYTLVLGVLTISVAGMSDNTSKGMLSLLNITLLFVPIISHLFSTIYFFNSAEFTELLLAQPIRRKTMLLAVYAGVAIALSLAYLVGVGVPVFVLYNNLAAIALIISGMLLTLIFSALALLIFVLFKDKTKGIGAGIITALFFTLLFDGLLLAFIYSFSEYPIDKPLLGLISLNPVDLARILVLLQLDAAVMMGYSGALFKKFLGSATGSIYTTACMLCWIITPLITAVRIFRKKDI, from the coding sequence ATGAAGACAATTATTAAATACGTCCTGATAGATCTGTTGAAAAACAGGACTGTGCTGGCTTATACCCTGGTACTGGGAGTGCTGACTATCAGCGTGGCCGGCATGAGCGACAATACTTCCAAAGGCATGTTAAGCCTGCTCAACATTACGCTGTTGTTTGTGCCCATCATCAGCCATCTTTTCTCCACCATTTATTTTTTTAATTCTGCAGAATTCACTGAGCTGTTGCTGGCACAGCCTATCCGTCGAAAAACCATGTTACTGGCTGTTTACGCAGGTGTAGCCATAGCGCTGAGCCTTGCCTATCTGGTCGGTGTAGGCGTTCCCGTATTTGTGCTGTACAACAACCTGGCGGCTATCGCTTTAATTATCAGCGGCATGTTACTCACACTGATATTTTCTGCGCTGGCGCTGCTTATTTTTGTGCTGTTCAAAGACAAAACAAAAGGGATTGGTGCCGGCATTATTACGGCCTTGTTTTTCACGCTGTTATTTGACGGCCTGTTACTGGCCTTTATCTACTCTTTCAGCGAGTACCCGATAGACAAACCCTTATTGGGACTGATATCCCTGAATCCTGTTGACCTGGCAAGAATACTCGTACTGTTGCAGCTGGATGCTGCGGTCATGATGGGTTACTCCGGTGCACTCTTCAAAAAATTTCTGGGTTCAGCCACCGGCAGCATTTACACCACTGCCTGTATGTTATGCTGGATCATTACTCCATTGATAACAGCGGTAAGGATTTTCCGGAAAAAAGATATCTGA
- a CDS encoding TlpA disulfide reductase family protein translates to MQGKTILYTCVACISLQTTQAQSFTLKGTLPKTTLATNRYVYLSYRQHNQTITDSCRLEKHTYHFQGKIDYPAEATLYLKVSEDKAQYYFKTHFIKPYQHVFFLDKGGLTAVSANELNDTRVSGSVAEDDHLTMEKEQHDIYQEGEKNFGKERKAAFASKDSAAIAAVLRKAYAVDDAREAAKLRFMQQHPQTGIMLKLLNEYTRTKIDPVVIGPLYDGIQPALKASPEGIAYGARLAKARETAPGMPAPQVTLPDRNGNAITLASLKGKVVLLDFWGSWCYPCRMSHPHLRETYARYHDAGFEILGIANERGDESEWKEKWTKALDEDHMTWLNVLNTSSSTEKEKGILNAYDVKAFPTKILIDREGKIVEKLVGNSEKNRAALDALLEKLLGQH, encoded by the coding sequence ATGCAAGGAAAAACAATATTATACACCTGTGTGGCCTGCATAAGCCTGCAAACCACACAGGCACAGTCTTTCACCCTGAAAGGCACCCTGCCTAAAACTACCCTGGCCACCAACAGGTACGTGTATCTTTCCTATCGTCAGCACAACCAGACCATTACAGACAGCTGCCGCCTGGAAAAACATACCTACCATTTCCAGGGTAAAATAGACTATCCCGCGGAAGCCACGCTTTATCTGAAGGTGTCTGAGGACAAAGCGCAGTATTATTTTAAGACACATTTTATCAAACCTTACCAGCATGTGTTTTTTCTGGATAAAGGGGGGCTGACGGCCGTTTCCGCCAATGAACTGAATGATACCAGAGTGAGTGGTTCTGTTGCAGAAGATGATCATCTTACGATGGAAAAAGAACAGCATGATATCTACCAGGAGGGAGAAAAAAACTTTGGCAAAGAAAGAAAGGCGGCTTTTGCGAGCAAGGACAGCGCTGCAATAGCAGCAGTGCTCCGCAAGGCTTATGCAGTGGACGATGCACGGGAGGCTGCCAAACTGCGTTTTATGCAGCAGCACCCGCAAACGGGCATTATGTTGAAACTGCTCAATGAATACACCCGTACAAAAATAGACCCCGTGGTGATAGGTCCTTTGTATGATGGCATACAACCCGCGCTGAAAGCCTCTCCAGAAGGCATTGCCTATGGTGCACGACTGGCCAAAGCCCGGGAAACCGCACCCGGTATGCCTGCGCCACAGGTAACACTGCCGGACAGAAATGGTAATGCCATCACACTGGCCTCGCTGAAAGGAAAAGTGGTATTGCTGGACTTCTGGGGCAGCTGGTGTTATCCCTGCCGCATGAGCCATCCCCATCTGCGGGAAACATACGCCAGATACCACGATGCCGGCTTCGAAATACTGGGCATTGCCAACGAAAGGGGTGATGAATCCGAATGGAAGGAGAAATGGACCAAAGCCCTTGATGAAGACCATATGACCTGGCTGAATGTGCTCAACACAAGTTCCAGCACTGAAAAAGAAAAAGGAATATTGAATGCTTACGATGTAAAGGCTTTCCCCACCAAAATACTGATCGACAGGGAAGGGAAGATTGTGGAGAAGCTGGTCGGCAACTCAGAAAAGAACCGGGCTGCGCTGGATGCGCTGCTGGAAAAACTTTTGGGTCAGCATTAA